The genomic DNA CCAGGTCCAGCCAGGGGCGTACCCCGGATGGATCGTCGTCGCGCAGGTGCTCGCCCAGGGGCGTCAGGTCGTAGCCGTCCGCCGCGCGGACCAGCACACCGGCGGTCACCAGGTGGTCCAGCACTCGCCGCAGCGCGTCCCGGTCGGCGTGCACCGTCGCGGCCAGTTCCTCGGCGGTGCGGACACCCGCGCCGATATGGTCGGCCAGCCGCAGCGTCGCGGCCACCCGAATCGCCATCGGCGTCACCAGATCGGCGGCCGCCCACAGTCCCCCACCCCACCCGGTCGCTTCCTCGGTCATGAGCACCTCCCTGCTCGACGATTGCTCGATTCGACCCCACCGCTGCTCAATGTATCCCCGCTTCCGGCCGCGCTCGGCCCCAATGCGCGTCCTACGGAAAGACAACCGGGCAGTAACAATTTCACCCCGAGCAAAGACATAGCGTCGAGGGTGCATCGGCCCGAGACCGATGCAAGCACAGCCAGTAAGGGAGTTTTGGATGAATTGCCGGATTCGGCGGCGGACGCTGTCCGCGCTCGCCGTAGCGCTCAGCGCCACGCTGTCGGTGACGTTGCTCGGCGGCACCGCCTCCGCGGACCCGGCGAAGCCCCCGGCGGTCACCTCGGTCGACAAGCAGGGGCGCACCTGGCATCTGAAGGTGTACTCGGCGGCGATGGATCGGGAGATCCCGGTCGATGTGCAGCGTCCCGTCGACGAATCCGCCCCCGCGCCGAACCTGTACCTGCTCAACGGCCTGGACGGCGGCGAGGGCACCGCGAGCTGGCAGGACCAGACCCACGTGCTGCCGTGGCTGGCGGACAAGCAGGTCAATGTCGTCGAGCCGATCGGCGGCCGCGGCAGCTACTACACCGACTGGCAGCAGCCGGACCCGGTCCTCGGCGTGAACAAGTGGAAGACCTTCCTCACCGAGGAGCTACCCCCGCTGCTGGACGAGACCCTGCACTCCACGGGCCGCAACGCGCTGGCCGGACTGTCGACATCCGGCACCTCGGTGCTGCAACTGGCCGAGGCCAAGCCGGGTCTGTGGAAGTCCGTGGCCGCCTACAGCGGATGCGCGCAGATCTCCGACCCGATCGGCCAGCAGTACGTCAAGCTCGCCACCGAGGCGTGGGCCGGTGGGAACACCGTGAATATGTATGGCCCGCCGGACAGCCCGCTGTGGCGGGAGAACGATCCGGTCGTCAATGCGGAGAAGCTGCGCGGCACCCTGCTCTATGTCTCGGCGGGCAGCGGCATTCCGGTGATGAGCGATGTCCAGTGGTACCTGAACGACGCCCCCGGGCCGACGGGCGCGGTCAACCTCGCGCTCGGCATGATCATCGAGTCGGCCGTCGACGGCTGCACGCACAATCTGAAGACCCGGC from Nocardia terpenica includes the following:
- a CDS encoding alpha/beta hydrolase, whose amino-acid sequence is MNCRIRRRTLSALAVALSATLSVTLLGGTASADPAKPPAVTSVDKQGRTWHLKVYSAAMDREIPVDVQRPVDESAPAPNLYLLNGLDGGEGTASWQDQTHVLPWLADKQVNVVEPIGGRGSYYTDWQQPDPVLGVNKWKTFLTEELPPLLDETLHSTGRNALAGLSTSGTSVLQLAEAKPGLWKSVAAYSGCAQISDPIGQQYVKLATEAWAGGNTVNMYGPPDSPLWRENDPVVNAEKLRGTLLYVSAGSGIPVMSDVQWYLNDAPGPTGAVNLALGMIIESAVDGCTHNLKTRLDSLNIPATYQFTPVGTHYWPYWEQALHDSWPLLAQGMGLAA